Proteins encoded within one genomic window of Bradyrhizobium sp. 186:
- a CDS encoding TetR/AcrR family transcriptional regulator, giving the protein MDNATRSERSRNAALEAATRIIARDGPGRLTLDAIARESGLSKGGVMHQFRTKEAVLKALLLRQMEHFEEFSTRYMAKVSETSANPNLATQLATVREAAMSPNSAALALVAAMVENPGLMSLPREREMKRVEAIKAEAADPELALLRWAAARGLLLSSLLGMSPLGKDEHQRLFARLLDDDQWRPLEKPAKARIAKARTAKAGATSTAKAGAARKRA; this is encoded by the coding sequence ATGGACAATGCCACACGCTCCGAACGATCCCGCAACGCTGCGCTCGAGGCGGCGACCAGGATCATTGCGCGCGACGGGCCCGGCCGGCTGACGCTCGATGCCATCGCGCGCGAGAGCGGTCTGAGCAAGGGTGGCGTCATGCATCAGTTCCGCACCAAGGAAGCCGTGCTCAAGGCGCTGCTGTTGCGACAGATGGAGCATTTCGAGGAGTTCTCGACCCGTTATATGGCGAAGGTGAGCGAGACCTCGGCGAATCCCAATCTGGCGACGCAGCTTGCGACCGTGCGCGAAGCGGCGATGTCGCCGAATTCCGCCGCGCTGGCGCTGGTTGCGGCCATGGTCGAGAATCCCGGCCTGATGTCGCTGCCGCGCGAGCGCGAGATGAAGAGGGTAGAGGCCATCAAGGCGGAGGCCGCTGATCCCGAGCTCGCGCTGTTGCGCTGGGCAGCGGCGCGCGGGCTATTGTTGAGCTCGCTGTTAGGCATGTCGCCGCTTGGCAAGGACGAGCACCAGCGGCTGTTCGCGCGTCTGCTCGATGACGATCAATGGCGGCCGCTCGAAAAGCCGGCCAAGGCCCGCATCGCCAAGGCCCGCACCGCCAAAGCCGGCGCGACATCCACCGCCAAGGCCGGCGCGGCCCGCAAGCGCGCCTGA
- a CDS encoding DUF3313 domain-containing protein: MDRSIALRGLGTLVLCAAVAGCASVAPVPYSEMASSAYMAPDKSDASGRVPYRYSTPADWRAYNKVILEPVVVYRGRDHQFADMSDKDKATLAAYMQTRFADKLRGRFALVRERGPNTLRIRLTLTGAVTNTPVLGTLSRFDVAGAVYNGVQAARDGEGTLTGSVIYGVEIFDAATARLLSAYVTKQYPGAYDIKASVGSLAAANAGVDKGADALMAQLN, translated from the coding sequence ATGGATCGCTCGATCGCCCTGCGCGGTCTGGGAACGCTGGTGCTTTGCGCGGCCGTGGCCGGCTGCGCCTCGGTTGCGCCCGTGCCCTATTCGGAGATGGCCTCCTCGGCCTACATGGCGCCGGACAAGTCGGACGCCTCCGGCCGCGTGCCCTACCGCTACTCAACGCCGGCCGACTGGCGCGCTTATAATAAAGTGATCCTCGAACCCGTGGTGGTCTATCGCGGTCGGGATCACCAGTTCGCCGACATGTCCGACAAGGACAAGGCGACGCTCGCCGCCTACATGCAGACCCGCTTCGCCGACAAATTGCGCGGCCGCTTCGCGCTGGTGCGCGAGCGCGGGCCCAACACGCTGCGGATCAGGCTGACGCTCACCGGCGCCGTCACCAACACGCCGGTGCTCGGCACGCTGTCCCGCTTCGATGTTGCCGGCGCGGTCTATAACGGCGTGCAAGCCGCGCGCGACGGCGAGGGCACCCTGACCGGCTCGGTCATCTATGGCGTCGAGATCTTCGATGCCGCCACCGCGCGCCTGCTCTCTGCCTACGTCACCAAGCAATATCCCGGCGCTTACGACATCAAGGCCAGCGTCGGCTCGCTCGCGGCCGCCAATGCCGGCGTCGACAAAGGCGCCGATGCGCTGATGGCGCAATTGAACTGA
- a CDS encoding DUF2147 domain-containing protein — MNFFLRFVLRIAITIVMMVLGGQAGAVGPVDPSGTWLVEDGRARIRLERCGPLRDRICGFIVWMKEPADKRGQPYRDKENPDPDKRARVLLGHQLIMGLQPTPDGRFAGDIYNAEDGKSYSVSLWRESADRLKLKGCLIKLLCQTQSWQQTLDVQPGQLVGLTGDLNGPRADREWAQVIAPKPIQVKGK; from the coding sequence ATGAACTTCTTCCTTCGCTTCGTGCTGCGCATCGCGATCACCATCGTAATGATGGTCCTTGGCGGCCAGGCCGGCGCTGTTGGTCCCGTCGATCCCAGCGGCACCTGGCTCGTCGAGGACGGCCGGGCGCGCATCCGGCTCGAGCGCTGCGGACCATTGCGCGATCGCATCTGCGGCTTCATCGTCTGGATGAAGGAGCCGGCCGACAAGCGCGGTCAGCCCTACCGCGACAAGGAAAATCCCGATCCAGACAAGCGCGCCCGCGTGCTGCTCGGTCACCAGCTCATCATGGGCTTGCAGCCGACGCCTGACGGCCGGTTCGCCGGCGACATCTATAATGCCGAGGACGGCAAATCCTATTCGGTCTCGCTGTGGCGCGAATCCGCCGACCGCCTCAAGCTCAAGGGCTGCCTGATCAAGCTGTTGTGCCAGACCCAGAGCTGGCAGCAGACCCTCGACGTCCAGCCCGGCCAGCTCGTCGGCCTCACCGGCGATCTCAACGGCCCCCGCGCCGACAGGGAGTGGGCGCAAGTGATCGCGCCGAAGCCGATTCAAGTGAAGGGAAAATAG